The Roseibium sp. Sym1 nucleotide sequence ATTTCGCCGGTTGATGGCGGTTTCGGCAGCTGGAGCGCGTCCGATATCGCCTATTATCTGGAGAGCGGCTTCACACCGGAATACGATTCCGTGGGTGGCGAGATGGTTCATGTGCAGGAAAACATGGCCAGATTGCCGGCGGGCGACCGGGACGCGATTGCGGTATACCTGAAAGCGATTCCTCCGGTTTCGGCGGCAGGGTCCTGAGCCTTTCATTCTATCCATGGGCGCCCATCTTTCATGACCTCTTTGCACAGTTTCAAGATCGCACCGGCCAGCGGTGCGGACGACCTTGCCCATGTCAGGGCTCTGTTTCGTGCCTATGTGGACTGGCTCGGGATCGATCTGTCCTACCAGGGCTTTGAAGAAGAACTGGCGGGACTACCGGGAAAATACGCACCGCCGTCAGGCGGGCTGTTCCTGGCAAGGCGCCCGGACGGCACCGTTCTGGGCTGCGTCGGCCTGAGAGCCTTTGGGGATGAGGGCGCCAGCGAGATGAAAAGGCTCTATGTTCTGCCCGAGGGGCGGGGCCTGGGTGTTGGCGCCGCACTGGTCGCGCAGGTGGTCTCGGCGGCCCGCGATGCCGGCTACGGCGAAATGCTGCTGGATACGTTGCCGACCATGACGGGCGCGATCAAGCTCTACAAGGCTGCGGGTTTTGAGGAAGTGCCGGCCTATTATGACACCCCGATCAGCGAAACAGTGTTCTTCCGGAAAGCGCTGTCGCCATGAGAGGTGCCGTCAAACAAAACCACCTGCGAGCAGGTGGCCAGTTTTTCCGATTGTTTTTTTGTTTTGGGTCGCATCGCCCGTGCACAGTTATACTTTTGTCTCAGTGCGATCCTACTTTGGTTGTAGAGCAGTTGTGTCGCGCATCAACTACGTAAAAATACGTATCTACGTGATGCCGGTCGGTCCGGGCGACGATTGAACGTGTTCAGACCGCAAAGATCGCCTCGATCTCGATCTTCAACCCGGGTGCGAACAGCGCGGAGATGAGCAGCAGGGAACTTGCCGGCACCGCATCTCCGTAGGCCTGGGACAGGGCGTCCCGGATCTGCGGAATATCGGTGGGATCGGTTACGAAGACAGTCACTTTGATGAGGTCTTCGAGCGAACGGCCAAACTCCAGTGCCAGAGTTTCGAGCTGGTTCAGAACGGCCCGTGTCTGGGCGTGCGCCGACCCGGTCTGGGCCGGGGTGCCGAACGCGGTGAAGCCGGATGTGTACAGGGTCTGGCTATGAATGACGGCATGTGTGTAAGGACCGGCCGGCAGGCCGAGTTGTTCGATATTCTTTCGGATGATGGACATTGGGGCTCCGGAATTGCTCAGGGAAGTTTGCCGGCGAGGAAGGCGGTTGCCCGGTTGACGGGCGGGCCCAGGAGAAAGGCGAGGACGGCGGCGGCCGGCCATGCAAGCCGGAACGCCGCCATCCACTGGCCGAGAAAGGCCTCCGTCAGCCCCAGATTGATGAAAGTGACCCAGCAGGACATCATCAGGGACAGGCCGAAGGACATCAGCACTGTTGCGATCAGGCGGCTCTTCATGGGGCTCAGGCCTGAAGTGGACTGGTCGCGCCGATTTCGCCCAGTTCCTCGATATAGCTGACCTGCGTCAGGTTCTTCGCCAGGTAGGCCCGGGTATGCGGCATCTCGAAATGGGCGGCGAGGGCTGCCTTGTCCGTCCAGCATTCCCAGAGCGTGAACTTCGCCGGATCCTGAAGGTTCTGCCGGATTTCGAACAATCGGCATCCCGGTTCACTTTGTGTCTCTGCCACGAGACGCCGCAATCCCGCTTCGGCTTCCCCGAGGTCGGCGCCTTCCTGAAGTTCGATACCTGCGCTGATGAAATAGTTGCTCATGGATGTCTCCTGTTCAGTCTGAGGACTGACGGAGACGTATTGATTATTGTTTTGACAATCTATATCGAACTTTGGGAGTTATTGTTGCAAAAGTGGAATCATGCTCGACGATATCGGCCTGTTCATTCACATCGCTCAACGGCGCAGTCTTGCGAAAGCCGCAGCGTATCTGGGATTGCCGGCTGCCACCGTGACCCGCCGGCTGCGGCGGCTGGAGGAGCAGATCGGCGCACAGCTTGTTCACCGCTCGGCCCGCAAGTTTGCGCTGACCTCGGAAGGAGAAGCCTATTTCGATGCGTTCGCGGATCTGGTTCTCAACGCCGAGGCCGCGCTCAGGGGCCTGAACGCGGATCTCCACGCCCTGCAGGGCAGCCTGAAGGCGGCCGCGCCAACCAATATTTCGGTCGGGATCCTGCAGCCCATGTGGTCCGCGTTCCTGAGAGATCACCCGGACATCCGGCTCACCCTGACCCTGAGCAACGAGAACAAGGACTTGCTGGAGAACCAGGTGGACCTGGCCCTGCGTGCCGGTCCCCAGACTGACCCGCGCCTCTACCAGAAACGGCTCGGTTGCGTCGCCACGATCCTGACTGCCGCTCCTGCGTATCTGGGGGAAGCCGGTTTGCCCCGTGATCCTTCGGAGATCGGCCGTCACAAGTTGATACGTGTCGCGGCCCTGCCGCAGTGGCATCTTGCCCACCACCAGACCGGTCAACGGGAAACGGTGCATGTGGATGCTCACGTGGCGGTCGACGATATCGGCCTGGCCCGTCAGCTGGCCGCGGAT carries:
- a CDS encoding GNAT family N-acetyltransferase, producing the protein MTSLHSFKIAPASGADDLAHVRALFRAYVDWLGIDLSYQGFEEELAGLPGKYAPPSGGLFLARRPDGTVLGCVGLRAFGDEGASEMKRLYVLPEGRGLGVGAALVAQVVSAARDAGYGEMLLDTLPTMTGAIKLYKAAGFEEVPAYYDTPISETVFFRKALSP
- a CDS encoding RidA family protein, whose product is MSIIRKNIEQLGLPAGPYTHAVIHSQTLYTSGFTAFGTPAQTGSAHAQTRAVLNQLETLALEFGRSLEDLIKVTVFVTDPTDIPQIRDALSQAYGDAVPASSLLLISALFAPGLKIEIEAIFAV
- a CDS encoding DUF2798 domain-containing protein, producing MKSRLIATVLMSFGLSLMMSCWVTFINLGLTEAFLGQWMAAFRLAWPAAAVLAFLLGPPVNRATAFLAGKLP
- a CDS encoding putative quinol monooxygenase is translated as MSNYFISAGIELQEGADLGEAEAGLRRLVAETQSEPGCRLFEIRQNLQDPAKFTLWECWTDKAALAAHFEMPHTRAYLAKNLTQVSYIEELGEIGATSPLQA
- a CDS encoding LysR family transcriptional regulator, with protein sequence MLDDIGLFIHIAQRRSLAKAAAYLGLPAATVTRRLRRLEEQIGAQLVHRSARKFALTSEGEAYFDAFADLVLNAEAALRGLNADLHALQGSLKAAAPTNISVGILQPMWSAFLRDHPDIRLTLTLSNENKDLLENQVDLALRAGPQTDPRLYQKRLGCVATILTAAPAYLGEAGLPRDPSEIGRHKLIRVAALPQWHLAHHQTGQRETVHVDAHVAVDDIGLARQLAADGRGVALLPVSEISGDLESGRLLPVLSGWQGQTRELYAVWPTGRLLSARATCLRDHMARHIAAIPVLQGWVPDPRR